One segment of Neisseria mucosa DNA contains the following:
- the putA gene encoding bifunctional proline dehydrogenase/L-glutamate gamma-semialdehyde dehydrogenase PutA, which translates to MFNFAFPTQTPLRQAITDAYRRDEIEAVQDMLQRAQMTDEERNAASELARRLVTQVRASRTKASGVDALMHEFSLSSEEGVALMCLAEALLRIPDNATRDRLIADKISEGNWKSHLNNSPSLFVNAAAWGLLITGKLTATNDKQMSSALSRLISKGGAPLIRQGVNYAMRLLGKQFVTGQTIEEALQNGKEREKMGYRFSFDMLGEAAYTEEDANRYYNDYVQAIHAIGKDAAGQGVYEGNGISVKLSAIHPRYSRAQHERVMSELLPRLKELFLLGKKYDIGINIDAEEANRLELSLDLMEALVSDPDLAGYKGIGFVVQAYQKRCPFVIDYLIDLARRNNQKLMIRLVKGAYWDSEVKWAQVDGMEGYPTYTRKVHTDISYLACARKLLDAQDAVFPQFATHNAYTLGAIYQMGKGKDFEHQCLHGMGETLYDQVVGPQNLGRRVRVYAPVGTHETLLAYLVRRLLENGANSSFVNQIVDENISIDRLIKSPFDTIAEQGIHLHPALPLPRDLYGKGRLNSQGVDFSNENVLQNLQEKLNQASSEDFHAASIVNGEARNVGEAQPVRNPADHNDVVGTVSFADAALAQEAIGAAIAALPEWSAKPASERADCLRRFADLLEQHTPALMMLAVREAGKTLNNAVAEVREAVDFCRYYANEAENTLPKDAKAVGAIVAISPWNFPLAIFTGEVVSALAAGNTVIAKPAEQTSLIATYAVSLMHQAGIPTSALQLVLGAGDVGSALTGDARIGGVIFTGSTEVARLINKALSKRDDSPVLIAETGGQNAMIVDSTALPEQVCLDVLNSAFDSAGQRCSALRILCVQEDVADKMVNIIKGAMDELVVGKPTQLTTDIGPVIDAEAQQNLLAHINRMKGVAKAYHEVKTAADVDSNNSTFVRPILFELNNLNELQREVFGPVLHVVRYRASELDQLIDQINAKGYALTSGVHSRIEGTVDHIRDRIEAGNIYVNRNIVGAVVGVQPFGGHGLSGTGPKAGGSFYLQRLVRTPEWVAPTLSRIGQADEDALKRLETLVHKLPFNAEEKKAAAAALGHARVRTLRKAETVLVGPTGERNSLSWRSPKRVWVHGGNLLQAFSALTELAAAGIQTVVEPNSPLASYSADLDGLLQVNSKPENAGISHVAAIEPLSSERKQELAGRDGALIRILTSEQGLDILQVFEEISCSINTTAAGGNASLMAVAD; encoded by the coding sequence ATGTTTAACTTTGCTTTTCCAACACAAACTCCTCTGCGCCAAGCGATAACCGATGCCTACCGCCGCGATGAAATCGAAGCCGTACAGGATATGTTGCAACGTGCACAGATGACCGACGAAGAGCGCAACGCCGCTTCCGAGCTTGCCCGTCGTTTGGTTACCCAAGTCCGTGCCAGCCGTACCAAAGCCAGCGGTGTAGATGCCTTGATGCATGAGTTTTCCCTCTCCAGTGAAGAAGGTGTTGCACTGATGTGTCTGGCCGAAGCCCTGCTGCGTATTCCGGACAATGCCACCCGTGACCGCCTGATTGCCGACAAAATCTCTGAAGGCAACTGGAAAAGCCACTTGAACAACAGCCCTTCCCTCTTCGTTAACGCGGCCGCATGGGGTCTGCTGATTACCGGCAAACTGACCGCGACAAACGACAAACAGATGAGTTCCGCATTGAGCCGTCTGATCAGCAAAGGCGGCGCGCCTCTGATCCGTCAAGGCGTTAACTACGCTATGCGCCTGCTGGGCAAACAGTTCGTCACCGGTCAAACCATTGAAGAAGCGCTGCAAAACGGTAAAGAGCGCGAGAAAATGGGTTACCGCTTCTCCTTCGATATGTTGGGTGAAGCCGCCTACACCGAAGAAGATGCCAACCGCTACTACAACGACTACGTTCAAGCCATTCATGCCATCGGTAAAGATGCCGCAGGCCAAGGCGTTTACGAAGGCAACGGTATTTCCGTCAAACTTTCCGCCATCCACCCACGCTACTCACGCGCCCAACACGAACGCGTGATGAGCGAACTGCTGCCGCGCCTGAAAGAATTGTTCCTTTTGGGTAAAAAATACGATATCGGTATCAACATCGATGCCGAAGAGGCCAACCGTCTCGAATTGTCTTTGGACTTGATGGAAGCTTTGGTTTCCGATCCTGACTTGGCCGGCTACAAAGGTATCGGTTTCGTTGTTCAAGCCTACCAAAAACGTTGTCCGTTCGTTATCGACTACCTGATCGACCTGGCCCGCCGCAACAACCAAAAACTGATGATCCGTTTGGTTAAAGGCGCATACTGGGACAGCGAAGTAAAATGGGCTCAAGTAGACGGCATGGAAGGCTATCCGACTTACACCCGTAAAGTCCACACCGACATCTCCTACCTTGCCTGTGCACGCAAACTCTTGGATGCGCAAGATGCCGTGTTCCCACAATTTGCCACCCACAACGCCTACACTTTGGGCGCAATCTACCAAATGGGTAAAGGCAAAGACTTCGAACACCAATGTCTGCACGGTATGGGCGAAACCCTGTATGACCAAGTGGTCGGCCCGCAAAACTTAGGCCGCCGCGTACGCGTGTATGCCCCGGTCGGCACACACGAAACCCTGCTTGCCTACTTGGTACGCCGTCTGCTGGAAAACGGTGCGAACTCTTCTTTCGTGAACCAAATTGTTGACGAAAACATCAGCATCGACCGCCTGATTAAGAGCCCGTTCGACACCATCGCCGAACAAGGCATCCACCTGCATCCGGCCTTGCCTCTGCCGCGCGATTTGTATGGCAAAGGCCGTCTGAACTCCCAAGGCGTCGATTTCAGCAACGAAAACGTATTGCAAAACCTGCAAGAAAAACTCAACCAAGCTTCTTCCGAAGACTTCCACGCCGCGTCTATCGTCAATGGCGAAGCGCGTAACGTGGGCGAAGCGCAACCCGTCCGCAACCCTGCAGACCACAACGATGTTGTCGGCACTGTCAGCTTTGCCGATGCAGCCTTGGCTCAAGAAGCTATTGGCGCAGCCATTGCCGCCCTGCCGGAGTGGAGCGCCAAACCTGCGTCAGAACGCGCCGACTGCCTGCGCCGTTTTGCCGATTTGTTGGAACAACACACGCCTGCATTGATGATGCTGGCCGTCCGCGAAGCCGGTAAAACCCTGAACAACGCCGTTGCCGAAGTACGCGAAGCCGTTGACTTCTGCCGCTACTATGCCAACGAAGCTGAGAACACCCTGCCTAAAGATGCCAAAGCCGTCGGCGCAATCGTTGCCATCAGCCCATGGAACTTCCCATTGGCCATCTTTACCGGCGAAGTGGTTTCTGCATTGGCAGCCGGTAATACCGTTATCGCCAAACCTGCCGAACAAACCAGCCTGATTGCTACTTACGCCGTTTCCCTGATGCATCAAGCCGGTATTCCGACTTCTGCGCTGCAACTCGTACTCGGCGCAGGCGATGTCGGCTCCGCCCTGACCGGCGATGCCCGCATCGGCGGCGTGATCTTCACCGGTTCTACCGAAGTAGCGCGCCTGATCAACAAAGCGCTGTCCAAACGCGACGACAGCCCTGTCCTGATTGCCGAGACCGGTGGTCAAAACGCGATGATCGTAGACTCTACCGCCCTGCCGGAACAAGTCTGCCTTGATGTATTGAACTCTGCCTTCGACAGCGCAGGCCAACGTTGTTCCGCTCTGCGTATCTTGTGCGTTCAAGAAGATGTTGCCGATAAAATGGTCAACATCATCAAAGGTGCAATGGACGAATTGGTTGTCGGCAAACCGACCCAACTGACCACAGACATCGGCCCTGTCATCGATGCTGAAGCCCAACAAAACCTGTTGGCCCACATCAACCGAATGAAAGGCGTAGCGAAGGCTTACCACGAAGTCAAAACTGCTGCCGACGTTGATAGCAACAACTCTACTTTTGTTCGTCCAATCCTGTTTGAATTGAACAACTTGAACGAGTTGCAACGCGAAGTATTCGGCCCTGTATTGCACGTTGTCCGCTACCGCGCCAGCGAATTGGATCAACTCATCGACCAAATCAACGCCAAAGGCTATGCTTTGACCAGCGGTGTACACAGCCGTATCGAAGGTACTGTCGACCACATCCGCGACCGCATCGAAGCCGGTAACATCTATGTTAACCGCAACATCGTCGGTGCCGTTGTCGGCGTACAACCTTTCGGCGGTCACGGCTTGTCCGGTACCGGTCCAAAAGCAGGCGGTTCATTCTATCTGCAACGCCTGGTCCGTACTCCTGAATGGGTTGCCCCAACCCTCAGCCGCATCGGCCAAGCAGACGAAGACGCGCTCAAACGTTTGGAAACCCTGGTTCACAAACTGCCGTTTAACGCAGAAGAGAAAAAAGCCGCAGCCGCAGCTTTGGGTCACGCCCGCGTCCGTACCCTGCGCAAAGCCGAAACCGTATTGGTCGGCCCGACCGGCGAACGCAACTCATTGAGCTGGCGCTCTCCAAAACGCGTTTGGGTACATGGCGGCAATCTGCTGCAAGCCTTCTCTGCCCTGACCGAGCTGGCAGCCGCAGGCATCCAAACCGTTGTTGAGCCTAACAGCCCGTTGGCTTCCTACTCAGCCGATTTGGACGGTTTGTTGCAAGTCAACAGCAAACCTGAAAACGCAGGCATCAGCCATGTTGCCGCTATCGAACCTTTGAGCAGCGAGCGCAAACAAGAGTTGGCCGGCCGCGACGGTGCGCTCATCCGCATCCTGACTTCCGAACAAGGTCTGGACATTCTGCAAGTATTTGAAGAAATCTCTTGCAGTATCAATACTACCGCTGCCGGTGGTAACGCCAGCCTGATGGCAGTTGCCGACTAA